The genomic stretch tTAAAATTATTATAGCTTATTATTTAATTTGCCACTACACAAATCCTATTGTGTATACGTTAATTATCAAGGTTAAGAAGTCTAGATTTCCTTCTTATTGGGGAGGTACATGGAGAAACGAGTTAAGCATCATATTACATGTTTGATAAATGATTTATGTGTGCTAACTGGTAAAGATTTTGACAGTTAATTTATCACAAGATCCTAAGTTTTAATTCCAATTTTACAATTTACCCCCTTACAAAAAaccttataaaattttaaaaaacatatttttttacatataaaataaataaaatttgataTGGATATAATGACACATGATACACTATCATTACCTCACCATCATCTCATCGTAAATCAGATAACGCATTATTGTTTCCGTCCTATAAAGTTAATTACGTAAAAAAATAATTCAACTAGtcattacttgatattttcttaggtttgatgaatttaaatataTAACAGTTTTATATATTTAATCATGATCTCAAACATAATGGTTAAAAAATCTCACTATAAAAGGAACCCTAAAGTATGTTTTTCAACAACTAAATTGGCTCGACGCATTTACTCCATTTTCAACAACTAAATCTCAGTTGTTTATGATGAAGGCAAGATTGAACTGTATTATTTTCCAAGTTTAATATCAAAAATCTATTAAAAAAGGATaaagagtaaaaaaataaaattcaatctaaaaatattattataaaggaCTAGCATTGACTTATGAACTAGGATAATTGATTGACTTAATAAAATTTATCCCATTAGTTTAGATTATAACAAATCATGTCAAATGATATAATAGTTAGACTTAATAACAAGCACCTTATAGAGATTATGAGTCAAAATGTTCAAAATTAACATATATTACGTCACATATTAATCCAATCCaaaagtttaaattattttattgtgGGCCAACCCTAACCGGACTCTTTCAATTTTCTTAAGCTCCATCTCTTTTTTATCTGTCTATCACACATGAATATTTTTTACAGTTTCCTCTATTCatatatagattattttttatttatttataaggatttaaatttttatcaAAGTTCATATTTTTTTCTAACTATAGCTTGATTGGCTCAATTTTTTAAAAAGGTTAACTTATATAGATTGAATTTTTATCCATTTGGCTCAAATACCATTTAGGAAATCAAATATTTATGAGGATAAATTAAATtgatcaagatatatatatatatatatatatatatatatataatccaaaaATTTAAGCGATTAGATTATATACCAATCTgacagataaattcatttatttttatttcacaCATATAAATACTTCAACCCGCTCAATCAAGTGTCTGTCGAGGATTGTAGTCTCCACAGATGCCTGGATCTATCGATGGCTCTATGAAAGTGACTGTGCACATTACTATCATGGCCATGCTTCCATTGGGCCCTGCCAGGTTGCAAAGGATCCGATAACATTATTATTGCTATTATGTTGGTTCGAGCCGTGGGTGCGCGTGCCCGACCATGCTGCAGCTGCTTATTACCGAACCAAATCGAAATCATGGTCAGGGTCGATGTAGAACAGCAGTAGATACATAAACCCAAACAGCCCGACTCTCTTCCACTACTACACACTTATAATTTGTTGCATAACAtaacataaatttaaaattaagtcACTCTATTTATTTAATTTGCCCTATTAATTATCATTTCCATAACAAACATAACCTCTCTTACCAAGGAAAATAAATGTTACTAtgtaattatttctttttctcgtggatttttttgtttttaattttagtGGCTTATTATTTTTCTCTAGTGGATCAAACCTTGAGAGATCGCCCGATTAGTGCTGACGTCGGTGGTTCCGTACACGGGTAGCTCATCACGGTACCCTCCTCCTCGCATCACCACCGTCAGATTCTCCAGCTCGAACAGATCCGAACTCGACTCGCTCCCCCcgtcctctccttcctcctctgccTCCGCATCCGCCCCCGCGGCCCTCAGTAGCTCCTCCACCCTCGCCGCCACCGGCGCCGCCGCACCCTCTGCGTCGTCCTGGAGTCGCTTGTGGCCGCAGGGGCGGGAGTCCTCGTCGACGATCACGCTCACTGGGTAGAACCGCACCGACCGCTTCCCCGCCTCGGCTCCCGACTCTCGCCGTCGGTCTGCCATCGCTGGTGCCTTGCTCAGGCAGGACCGCCTGCAGCTCGACGCTGACGACGAGCACGCCGAGTCCTCGCTGTCTCCGCAGCCTGCGGCCGCCGTCGTCGCGACGGCGAGAGTGGGGGTCTTGGGCTTCTTAGGGCTCCCGGCGGAGGCGAAGAGCGCGTTGAGGAAGCTAGCCAGCCGGGCACCCGGAGACGCTGGCGATGGCGCCGCCATCGATGCCGCGTCAGGCGTCCGGCTCTTCCTCAGACCCCTGAGCCCGCTACGGATCGAGCCGCACTTGGCCTTCTTCGTTTTCTTCTCCGGTGGAGGGTGATGGGGCCGAGGGATGCAGTCCGACCGAATGGACTCGGCATCGGACGATGTGGAGAAGCCGGTGGAACTGCTAGTTCTGCTGGCAGCGGCGGTGGTCGTGGTTGACGAGGACGAAGAAGAGCAGGAAGTGAGAGTGAAGCTGCCTCTAGCGATGGAGCCATGGCGGCGGTAGTCGGTGAGGCTGGATCGGTTCGCCGCCCGCTCGCTCCCGGGGGACATCGTTCTGGACCGGCAGTGGCACCGGTCAATGCAGGGTGCCGGCATGGGTTGCCCCTCTCGCTTCTTGTGGATGGAGGAGCGGTCGGGCGCTCGAAGGTGGCTGTTGTTATCGGAGTGTTCTTCGTCGATGGATCGGTAGATGGCGTcgaggagagaggaggagaatGACGGGTTCTTCGATCGGCTTCGACGGTTCGGCGGTCTCTCCCATCGCTCCATCCGTCCCTCTTTCCGTATGTCAGTGGCTAACGGTTTCTTGTTCCTTTATAGGAGAGGGGCTATGGTACTGTTGTATCCCGTCACCCCTCGTAAGCTTACTCTACCGTCGACCTCGTCCCGCTtgaacgaatatatatatatatatatatatatatatatatatatataatttagattCTAAGAAAATGGAGGTGATGATACCGGAGGTGAGGTGAGGTAACAAAAGTATCCTTCTCTTGAAAGAGGCAGCTGACCACTTATCGGCAACTTCCCATTAGTCAATAAGTGGAAGAGTCGCGAATGATAACGAAGTTTGAAAGAGATTGTTAGGTGTTAGAAttaattttgtttgttttttcCTACCAAGTGGAGGAATCGCGATTGCAAGTTATTATTAGTTCTCACGTACTCAATTATGTGTAGTTTCTCATTGTAGTTTTTACTATTAGTATTAATATTGCCACTTAGCTGCTTCACCATCACATTCGCATAGGATAGTTAGGAAGTGACTCCGTATGGGTTCGGGCTCAACCCAAGCCGGCCCAGTGATGCCGACCCATCGGACGTGACGTAGACCAGCTAAAGAAGGCTGGATTGTGCGGTCCAGCCTATGTGAACCGGATTTGATCCGGTCCAAGCGGGCCAAATTTAGTTCGATCCAGCCCAGGCAACTTCCTATTGTGTAGACTTGACCACGTTTCTCGGTTCGAAAAGCTGGTCAAGTGGTTCTGAACCAAACGGGAACTAAGATCTGACGAtttggtttcaaacaaataaaaaaaaataaaaatctaaataatcAAATATTAAAACAAAGAGTTTAAGCATCCTCATCGAGACCTAATAtaacaaaaatcaaaatttaacatGGTAAATGCAAGACCTAATATAACCCAAATATTTTTTTCCTACttactcttataagtcaatcttaatattaTCCAGTTACGATATACGATTAATGAAGATATTATATTATATctcaataatttattttatattttagataaatagatagatagatacataaagacaaagtcattggatttagcatgtaCCAACATTCGAAAGATGAGGAAGAGCCGGATGTTAGGCGGCTGCCATCCGAAGTATCCCAAAGTGCTTGCTTAAGGATGAAGGCTTCATGCACAtgagaaaaagaaggaaacagATGCAGTCGTTGGCatcaagctgaaatcttttgtaaGGGGATCCAAAAAGAGGGAGTCAGTGAGAAAGTTGACGACATAAATATTCTATAGCCATTAACCGGAGGCCAAACTTTGTTGAGAGCCGCAGCTTTTCTCGCCTCTCCTTTAAGAATCTCGTGTTCATTCCTGTAAGACCAAAACATTGCACCCCAAAGGCACCAAGAAAAAGCACCTGCACACAGTGAATTGATAGGGGGAATACAACACCATCCTGTGCCATTAGGTCATCTTAGACCCGTCTCTTGACACAACGAATTGATCGACTTATTCTAATTCCATGGCACTATATAAATCTCagcttttctttctctctcttattctATGCCAAGGAAAAAAAATCTTGGAAATTATTATCACTACAATAATACTTACCTTAGACTACACGTCATCCACTGCGGCCTTATACAATCgcagttataaataatttaaaaacaatgattttgttgaATGTTTCATTAACTTAGACTTTTTATTAtgagtataaaaaatcatattaatagaagtcacaattctATGGAAACCATgcgaaagaaataaaaaaatatttatcttatcaaaACTGTTAGGgaaaaatatcattgatgtcTTAGTCAGTTTGACGTGGTTCAGACCTGTATGTATAGAGTTATCCGATGTTCCTTCGAGATGGAAAGAAATAACTTATGAGGTGTCACCTATGCGAAGATCAAAGTCAAGAGAGATTTTTCGACATAATTCCTCTGACACTCAAATTGGTGATTTGAGTTCTCCAAATGTTGGTTTAAGTAgttccaaaaaaaaagaagagcttTGTCTTCATT from Musa acuminata AAA Group cultivar baxijiao chromosome BXJ1-3, Cavendish_Baxijiao_AAA, whole genome shotgun sequence encodes the following:
- the LOC103978067 gene encoding protein BIG GRAIN 1-like — protein: MERWERPPNRRSRSKNPSFSSSLLDAIYRSIDEEHSDNNSHLRAPDRSSIHKKREGQPMPAPCIDRCHCRSRTMSPGSERAANRSSLTDYRRHGSIARGSFTLTSCSSSSSSTTTTAAASRTSSSTGFSTSSDAESIRSDCIPRPHHPPPEKKTKKAKCGSIRSGLRGLRKSRTPDAASMAAPSPASPGARLASFLNALFASAGSPKKPKTPTLAVATTAAAGCGDSEDSACSSSASSCRRSCLSKAPAMADRRRESGAEAGKRSVRFYPVSVIVDEDSRPCGHKRLQDDAEGAAAPVAARVEELLRAAGADAEAEEEGEDGGSESSSDLFELENLTVVMRGGGYRDELPVYGTTDVSTNRAISQGLIH